The following coding sequences lie in one Bordetella genomosp. 9 genomic window:
- a CDS encoding SURF1 family protein produces MTRGHRTLAALVLLGLMFALFVSLGRWQLRRADERRALLAAIENGRREPPLALSAATPPDDLRPWRPVSVHGRWREDMTVLLDNRNQNGRPGYWVATPLILEGGEGVAVLVLRGWMPRAMQGVPAAAIPRAPDGEPIAGELVQRVPRLFELWNPGGAPADGLPAAWPLPGGPPTVQNLDLDAYAKATALRLLPAVVEQHAPTGDGLVREWPQPSVDYHQNAGYAMQWFGFACIAGIAFIVVAVRAARTRRALRRGRGP; encoded by the coding sequence ATGACTCGAGGGCATCGCACGCTCGCCGCATTGGTGCTGCTCGGACTGATGTTCGCATTGTTCGTGTCTCTGGGCCGCTGGCAATTGCGACGCGCCGACGAGCGGCGCGCGCTTCTGGCCGCCATCGAAAACGGCCGCCGCGAACCGCCGCTGGCGCTGAGCGCCGCCACGCCGCCGGACGACCTCCGACCCTGGCGGCCGGTATCGGTGCACGGCCGTTGGCGCGAAGACATGACCGTCCTGCTGGACAACCGCAACCAGAACGGCCGGCCGGGCTATTGGGTGGCCACGCCGCTGATCCTGGAAGGCGGCGAAGGCGTGGCGGTGCTGGTGCTGCGCGGCTGGATGCCGCGCGCAATGCAAGGCGTGCCGGCCGCCGCCATACCGCGCGCGCCGGATGGCGAACCGATTGCCGGCGAACTGGTCCAACGCGTGCCGCGGCTCTTCGAACTGTGGAACCCGGGCGGCGCCCCGGCGGACGGCTTGCCCGCCGCGTGGCCCCTTCCGGGCGGGCCGCCCACCGTGCAGAACCTCGATCTGGACGCCTATGCCAAGGCCACCGCGCTGCGGCTGCTCCCCGCGGTGGTCGAGCAGCACGCGCCCACTGGAGACGGCCTGGTGCGCGAGTGGCCGCAGCCGTCCGTGGATTACCACCAGAATGCGGGCTACGCCATGCAATGGTTCGGCTTTGCCTGCATCGCGGGCATTGCATTCATCGTGGTGGCGGTACGGGCCGCGCGCACGCGCCGTGCGCTGCGCCGTGGACGGGGCCCATAG
- a CDS encoding TRAP transporter large permease codes for MILSVFLVVLLGLMALGMPIAFALMISAVPMMFQLDFVDPQIIGQNMLSGANSFTLMAVPLFMLAGELMNEGGISRRIVNLASTFVGHIRGGLGYVAIFASVLLAALSGSAVADAAALGSLLIPMLRDKGYEAGDSAGLIAAGGIIAPIIPPSISFIIFGVATNVSITKLFFAGIAPGLLMALTLIAVWSWTARRSTNVQPSPRQPWSARLRALRESIWALFLPVIIIGGLRGGIFTPTEAAVVAAVYALLISLFVYREIRFKDLGALFMRAASTTAIVMFLVAAAMVSSYMITLADLPQALAGLLGPFMDHPKWLMFALLVLLTLVGTAMDLTPTILILAPVLMPVITKAGIDPVYFGVMFVMVGCVGLLTPPVGTVLNVVAGVARIRMETIIRGAWRYVVAYTVLLLLMVIFPQLITVPAKWIH; via the coding sequence ATGATTCTTTCCGTTTTTCTGGTCGTGCTGCTGGGCCTGATGGCGCTGGGGATGCCGATCGCATTCGCCTTGATGATCAGCGCCGTGCCGATGATGTTCCAGCTGGACTTCGTCGATCCGCAGATCATCGGCCAGAACATGCTGTCCGGCGCCAACAGCTTCACGCTGATGGCCGTTCCCCTGTTCATGCTGGCGGGAGAGCTGATGAACGAAGGCGGCATCTCGCGCCGCATCGTGAATCTGGCCTCGACCTTCGTGGGCCACATCCGCGGCGGCCTGGGCTATGTGGCGATATTCGCCAGCGTCCTGCTAGCCGCGCTTTCGGGGTCGGCGGTGGCGGACGCCGCGGCGCTGGGATCGCTGCTTATCCCCATGCTGCGCGACAAGGGCTACGAGGCGGGCGATTCCGCAGGCCTGATCGCGGCGGGCGGCATCATTGCCCCCATCATTCCGCCATCCATCTCCTTCATCATCTTCGGGGTGGCGACCAATGTGTCCATCACGAAGCTCTTCTTCGCCGGTATCGCTCCGGGGCTGCTGATGGCGCTGACCCTGATCGCGGTCTGGTCCTGGACGGCGCGCCGCAGCACCAACGTGCAACCGTCGCCGCGCCAGCCCTGGAGCGCCAGGTTGCGCGCGCTGCGGGAATCGATCTGGGCGCTGTTCCTGCCTGTCATCATCATTGGCGGCTTGCGCGGCGGCATCTTCACGCCCACCGAAGCGGCCGTGGTCGCAGCGGTGTACGCGCTGCTGATCAGCCTGTTCGTCTACCGGGAGATCCGCTTCAAGGATCTGGGCGCGCTCTTCATGCGTGCCGCGAGCACCACGGCCATCGTCATGTTCCTGGTCGCCGCTGCGATGGTTTCCTCGTACATGATCACGCTGGCCGACCTGCCGCAGGCGCTTGCCGGTCTGCTCGGTCCGTTCATGGACCACCCCAAGTGGCTGATGTTCGCGCTGCTGGTGCTGCTCACGCTGGTGGGCACCGCCATGGATTTGACGCCGACCATTTTGATCCTGGCGCCCGTCCTGATGCCGGTGATCACCAAGGCTGGCATCGACCCGGTCTATTTCGGCGTCATGTTCGTGATGGTGGGCTGCGTGGGCTTGCTGACCCCGCCCGTCGGCACTGTGCTGAACGTCGTCGCCGGTGTGGCGCGGATCCGCATGGAGACCATCATCCGAGGCGCGTGGCGGTACGTCGTCGCCTATACGGTGCTGCTTCTGCTGATGGTCATCTTTCCGCAGCTGATTACGGTGCCGGCGAAGTGGATCCACTAG
- a CDS encoding IlvD/Edd family dehydratase, protein MSNAPRRLRSQKWFDDPSHADMTALYVERYLNYGLTRAELQSGRPIIGIAQTGSDLAPCNRHHLALAQRTKEAIRDAGGIPMEFPVHPLAEQGRRPTAALDRNLAYLGLVEILHGYPIDGVVLTTGCDKTTPACLMAAATVDIPAIVLSGGPMLDGWHEGKRVGSGTVIWHARNLMAAGKIDYEGFMTLATASSPSVGHCNTMGTALSMNSLAEALGMSLPGCASIPAPYRERGQMAYATGLRIVEMVREDLRPSRILTRKAFENAIAVASALGASSNCPPHLIAIARHMGVDLSLEDWQRFGEDVPLIVNCVPAGEYLGENFHRAGGVPAVQHELLKAGRLHGDCLTVSGKTVAQIAEGAATTDPDVIRTCDAPLKQRAGFIVLSGNFFDSAIMKMSVVGEDFRKAYLSEPGDENAFEARAIVFDGPEDYHARIDDPSLEIDERCILVIRGAGPIAYPGGAEVVNMAPPARLIQQGIESLPCMGDGRQSGTSASPSILNMSPEAAAGGGLALLRTGDRIRVDLNARTVTLQVDSDVLEARRSEQTFDIPPPQTPWQEIFRGMVGQLSTGMCLEPATLYLKVVETRGDPRHSH, encoded by the coding sequence ATGTCCAACGCACCCCGCCGCCTGCGCAGCCAGAAATGGTTCGACGATCCGTCCCATGCCGACATGACGGCGCTTTACGTCGAGCGCTACCTCAACTACGGGCTGACGCGGGCCGAGCTGCAATCCGGCCGGCCCATCATCGGTATTGCGCAAACAGGCAGCGACCTGGCCCCCTGCAACCGCCATCACCTGGCGCTTGCGCAGCGTACGAAAGAGGCCATCCGCGACGCCGGCGGCATCCCCATGGAGTTTCCCGTGCATCCGCTCGCGGAACAGGGGCGCCGGCCCACCGCGGCGCTGGACCGCAACCTGGCCTACCTTGGCCTGGTCGAGATCCTGCACGGCTATCCCATCGACGGCGTCGTCCTGACCACCGGTTGCGACAAGACCACGCCGGCCTGCCTGATGGCGGCCGCCACGGTTGATATTCCGGCCATCGTGCTGTCGGGCGGGCCCATGCTCGATGGCTGGCACGAAGGCAAGCGCGTGGGCTCCGGCACGGTCATCTGGCATGCGCGCAATCTGATGGCGGCGGGGAAGATCGACTATGAGGGCTTCATGACGCTGGCGACGGCGTCGTCGCCCTCGGTGGGGCATTGCAATACCATGGGCACGGCGCTGTCCATGAACTCGCTGGCAGAAGCGTTGGGCATGTCGCTGCCGGGCTGCGCCAGCATCCCGGCGCCGTATCGCGAACGCGGCCAGATGGCGTACGCCACCGGACTGCGCATCGTCGAGATGGTTCGGGAGGACCTGCGGCCGTCGCGCATCCTGACGCGCAAAGCCTTTGAAAACGCCATTGCCGTGGCATCGGCACTGGGCGCGTCCAGCAATTGCCCGCCGCACCTCATCGCCATCGCGCGCCACATGGGGGTCGATCTGTCGCTGGAGGATTGGCAGCGTTTCGGCGAGGACGTCCCGCTGATCGTCAACTGCGTGCCGGCCGGCGAATATCTGGGTGAAAACTTCCATCGCGCCGGCGGTGTTCCGGCGGTCCAGCATGAACTGTTGAAGGCGGGCCGGCTGCATGGCGACTGCCTGACCGTATCGGGCAAGACGGTGGCGCAGATCGCCGAAGGGGCCGCCACGACGGATCCCGACGTCATCCGCACGTGCGACGCGCCGTTGAAGCAGCGCGCCGGTTTCATCGTGCTGTCCGGCAATTTCTTCGACAGCGCCATCATGAAGATGTCGGTGGTGGGCGAAGACTTCCGCAAGGCCTACCTGTCCGAGCCGGGCGATGAAAACGCCTTCGAGGCGCGCGCCATCGTTTTCGACGGGCCCGAGGACTATCATGCCCGCATCGACGATCCCTCCCTGGAGATCGACGAACGCTGTATTTTGGTGATCCGCGGCGCGGGACCGATCGCCTATCCCGGCGGCGCAGAAGTCGTCAACATGGCGCCGCCCGCCCGGCTCATCCAGCAGGGCATCGAGTCGCTGCCTTGCATGGGCGATGGCCGCCAGAGCGGAACATCGGCCAGTCCATCCATCCTGAACATGTCGCCGGAAGCGGCGGCAGGCGGCGGCCTCGCGCTATTGCGCACGGGCGACCGTATCCGCGTGGATCTGAACGCGCGTACGGTGACGCTGCAGGTCGATTCCGACGTGCTCGAAGCGCGGCGGAGCGAGCAGACCTTCGACATTCCGCCGCCGCAGACGCCGTGGCAGGAGATCTTCCGCGGCATGGTCGGCCAGTTGTCCACCGGCATGTGCCTGGAGCCCGCCACGCTCTATCTGAAAGTGGTGGAAACACGCGGCGACCCGCGGCATTCCCACTAG
- the coxB gene encoding cytochrome c oxidase subunit II, whose protein sequence is MKKWRGILGACALLSSGMASAQVKDMPGGPKVDQLNLHEGVTRIAQDVMWLHWMMLSICLVIFIGVFGVMFYSIWAHRKSRGHQPATFHEHVGVEVAWTVIPFIIVIAMALPATKAVVAMKDTSSPDLTVKVTGYQWKWGYEYVDGPATGVKFLSTLSTPRAQIEGREPKGDFYLMEVDNPLVVPVDQKVRIVLTAGDVIHSWMVPDFGVKQDAIPGFLRDTWFRAEKVGTYRGQCAELCGKDHAFMPIVVDVKSKEDFAKWADDQKKKMAAAGDDPNKQWTEADLVARGEKVYGANCVVCHQANGKGVPGSFPALDGDKVVLGPQDEQIKTVLHGRPGTPMPAFMNQLNDVEIAAVITYTRHAWGNAGKGQDPTVQPSAVKSSPH, encoded by the coding sequence ATGAAGAAGTGGAGAGGGATACTGGGGGCCTGTGCACTGCTGTCAAGCGGCATGGCCAGCGCTCAGGTGAAGGACATGCCCGGAGGCCCCAAGGTCGACCAGCTCAACCTGCACGAGGGCGTCACGCGCATCGCCCAGGACGTGATGTGGTTGCACTGGATGATGCTGAGCATCTGCCTGGTGATTTTCATCGGCGTCTTCGGCGTCATGTTCTATTCGATCTGGGCCCACCGGAAATCGCGCGGGCATCAGCCCGCCACCTTCCACGAGCACGTTGGCGTGGAAGTCGCCTGGACCGTCATCCCCTTCATCATCGTGATCGCCATGGCCCTGCCCGCCACCAAGGCGGTGGTCGCCATGAAGGACACCTCAAGCCCCGATCTGACCGTCAAGGTCACGGGTTATCAGTGGAAGTGGGGCTACGAGTACGTCGATGGCCCCGCCACCGGCGTGAAGTTTCTTTCCACGCTTTCCACGCCGCGGGCCCAGATCGAGGGCCGTGAGCCCAAGGGGGATTTCTACCTGATGGAGGTGGACAATCCGCTCGTCGTCCCGGTGGATCAAAAGGTGCGCATCGTGCTGACCGCCGGTGACGTCATTCACTCGTGGATGGTGCCTGACTTCGGCGTGAAGCAGGACGCGATTCCGGGTTTCCTGCGCGACACCTGGTTCCGCGCGGAGAAGGTCGGCACCTATCGCGGCCAGTGTGCGGAACTTTGCGGGAAGGACCACGCCTTCATGCCCATCGTCGTGGACGTCAAGTCCAAGGAAGACTTCGCGAAGTGGGCCGACGATCAGAAGAAGAAAATGGCCGCGGCGGGCGACGATCCCAACAAGCAGTGGACCGAAGCCGATCTGGTCGCGCGTGGCGAAAAAGTCTACGGGGCCAACTGCGTGGTCTGCCACCAGGCCAACGGCAAGGGCGTGCCGGGTTCCTTCCCGGCGCTGGACGGCGACAAGGTCGTTCTCGGCCCTCAGGACGAACAGATCAAGACCGTCCTGCATGGGCGTCCCGGCACGCCGATGCCGGCGTTCATGAACCAGCTCAACGACGTCGAGATCGCCGCGGTCATCACCTATACCCGTCATGCCTGGGGCAATGCGGGCAAGGGTCAGGATCCGACCGTCCAGCCGTCCGCCGTCAAGTCGTCGCCGCACTAG
- a CDS encoding cytochrome oxidase small assembly protein: MTPEQRRRNRIAGVVLLVIVVAVFAWTIFKGASLFTGFRPG, encoded by the coding sequence ATGACGCCGGAACAACGCCGCCGCAACCGTATCGCCGGTGTCGTGCTGCTCGTCATTGTCGTGGCGGTCTTTGCTTGGACGATATTCAAGGGAGCCAGCCTGTTCACCGGTTTCCGCCCAGGCTGA
- the ctaD gene encoding cytochrome c oxidase subunit I, whose protein sequence is MSSVTVDHVSPGHGHGHGHDDHHHAIPTGWRRWLFATNHKDIGTMYLIFSFVMLLEGGTLALLLRTELFEPGLQFFRPELFNQFTTMHGLVMVFGAIMPAFVGFANWMIPLQIGASDMAFARMNNFSFWLLPAAGILLTASFFVPGGATAAGWTLYAPLSLQMGPGMDMAIFAMHIMGASSIMGAINVIVTILNMRAPGMTLMKMPLFCWTWLITAFLLIAVMPVLAAAITMVLTDRHFGTGFFNAAAGGDPVLYQHVFWFFGHPEVYIMILPAFGIVSAVVPAFSRKQLFGYASMVYATAAIAVLSFIVWAHHMFTTGMPVTGQLYFMYATMLISIPTGVKVFNWVATMWRGAMTFETPMLFAIGFIFVFTMGGFTGLILSMAPIDIQVHDTYYVVAHFHYVLVAGSLFGLFAGAYYWVPKWTGRMYSEKLGKLHFWFSLISFNVTFFPMHFLGLAGMPRRYADYAAQFTTFHQVATIGAFWFGLSQLIFLWAMLRCFAGKGEVASAKPWDGAEGLEWSVPSPAPFHTFETPPEVK, encoded by the coding sequence ATGAGCAGCGTCACTGTAGACCACGTCTCGCCGGGCCACGGGCACGGCCACGGTCACGATGACCATCACCACGCCATACCCACCGGCTGGCGGCGCTGGCTGTTCGCCACCAACCACAAAGACATCGGGACGATGTATCTCATCTTCTCGTTCGTCATGCTGCTGGAAGGCGGGACGCTCGCGCTGTTGCTTCGCACCGAACTGTTCGAGCCGGGTCTGCAGTTCTTTCGTCCCGAACTGTTCAACCAGTTCACCACGATGCACGGCCTGGTGATGGTGTTCGGCGCCATCATGCCTGCCTTCGTAGGTTTCGCGAACTGGATGATCCCGCTGCAGATCGGCGCGTCGGACATGGCTTTCGCGCGCATGAACAACTTCAGCTTCTGGCTGCTGCCGGCTGCCGGGATCCTGCTGACGGCGTCGTTCTTCGTGCCGGGTGGCGCGACCGCGGCGGGCTGGACGCTGTATGCGCCGCTGTCGCTGCAGATGGGTCCGGGCATGGACATGGCCATCTTCGCGATGCACATCATGGGCGCCTCGTCCATCATGGGCGCGATCAACGTGATCGTGACCATCCTGAATATGCGCGCGCCCGGCATGACGCTGATGAAGATGCCGCTGTTCTGCTGGACGTGGCTGATCACGGCCTTCCTTCTGATCGCCGTCATGCCGGTGCTGGCCGCCGCCATTACGATGGTGCTGACCGACCGCCACTTCGGCACCGGGTTCTTCAACGCGGCCGCGGGCGGCGACCCGGTGCTGTACCAGCACGTGTTCTGGTTCTTTGGCCACCCCGAGGTCTACATCATGATCCTGCCGGCCTTCGGCATCGTGTCCGCGGTGGTTCCAGCGTTCTCCCGCAAGCAACTGTTCGGCTACGCGTCCATGGTGTACGCCACGGCCGCCATCGCGGTGCTGTCCTTCATCGTATGGGCGCATCACATGTTCACCACCGGCATGCCGGTCACCGGCCAGCTGTATTTCATGTACGCCACCATGCTGATCTCCATTCCCACCGGGGTGAAGGTGTTCAACTGGGTGGCGACGATGTGGCGCGGCGCAATGACGTTCGAAACGCCCATGCTGTTCGCCATCGGCTTCATCTTCGTATTCACGATGGGCGGTTTCACCGGTCTTATCCTGTCGATGGCGCCCATCGACATCCAGGTGCACGACACGTACTACGTGGTGGCGCACTTCCATTACGTGCTGGTGGCCGGCTCCCTGTTCGGTTTGTTCGCGGGCGCCTACTACTGGGTGCCGAAGTGGACGGGCCGCATGTACAGCGAAAAGCTCGGCAAGCTGCACTTCTGGTTCTCGTTGATTTCGTTCAACGTGACCTTCTTCCCCATGCACTTCCTGGGGCTGGCGGGCATGCCGCGGCGCTACGCGGACTATGCCGCGCAGTTCACGACCTTCCACCAGGTTGCCACCATCGGCGCGTTCTGGTTCGGTCTGTCGCAGCTTATCTTCCTGTGGGCCATGCTGCGCTGCTTCGCCGGCAAGGGTGAGGTGGCGTCCGCCAAGCCGTGGGACGGCGCCGAAGGGCTGGAGTGGTCGGTGCCCTCGCCCGCGCCTTTCCACACCTTCGAAACCCCGCCGGAAGTGAAGTAA
- a CDS encoding NUDIX hydrolase: MPSSPSSFTTPPMPADLFALLRDRAQEPPPSLSRPLSIAGRRCGQATLAACDALRGHPGVRVEPGGLHLGEPLSQGADLDRLLASVAQTLRQADCLRGWRGELLDVHDEDGHRLGAIERAAVRPLGILTRAVHLNAWTPDGRLWIARRALNKATDPGMWDTLVGGLVATGESLELALLRECEEEAGLSPHDIRQREPMRTILRMHRRLPEGYQVEDLLVSRCVMDADARPGNRDGEVMAFDTVTPEQALAMVAAGEFTLEASLVLVDDIARNALTGKG, encoded by the coding sequence ATGCCGTCATCGCCTTCGTCCTTCACCACGCCACCCATGCCCGCGGACCTGTTCGCCCTCTTGCGCGACCGTGCGCAGGAGCCGCCGCCTTCGCTTTCCCGCCCGCTGTCCATCGCCGGCCGCCGCTGCGGCCAGGCGACGCTGGCCGCCTGCGACGCCTTGCGCGGCCATCCCGGCGTCCGCGTCGAACCAGGCGGCCTGCACCTGGGCGAGCCGCTGTCGCAAGGCGCGGACCTGGATCGCCTGCTGGCCAGCGTCGCGCAGACCCTGCGCCAGGCCGATTGCCTGCGCGGATGGCGCGGCGAACTGTTGGACGTGCACGACGAAGACGGCCACCGGCTGGGCGCCATCGAGCGGGCGGCGGTGCGGCCTCTCGGCATCCTGACGCGGGCGGTGCACCTGAACGCCTGGACGCCCGACGGGCGCCTGTGGATCGCCCGGCGCGCCCTGAACAAGGCCACGGACCCCGGCATGTGGGACACGCTGGTGGGCGGGCTGGTGGCCACGGGCGAATCGCTGGAGCTGGCGCTGCTGCGGGAATGCGAAGAAGAGGCAGGGCTCAGCCCGCACGACATACGGCAGCGCGAACCCATGCGGACGATCCTGCGCATGCACCGCCGCTTGCCCGAGGGCTACCAGGTCGAGGACCTGCTGGTCAGCCGCTGTGTGATGGATGCCGACGCGCGTCCCGGCAACCGCGATGGCGAAGTCATGGCTTTCGACACGGTCACGCCGGAACAGGCGCTGGCCATGGTGGCGGCGGGCGAATTCACGCTGGAAGCGTCCTTGGTGCTGGTGGACGACATTGCCCGGAATGCGTTGACCGGCAAAGGCTAA
- a CDS encoding cytochrome c oxidase subunit 3 — translation MSAGHSVQAKQAPYYYVPADSGHPVRMAVALLVTAVGASAWVNSVPAGKWLVLVGLLAVIAVLFRWFGDAIGESEGGLNSRRVDVSYRWGMSWFIFSEVMFFGGFFFALGYVRLITTPWLGDLDHKLLLWPDFTASWPNFGPAGVVEHFQTVGPFPLPTINTALLLTSGVTLTISHHALRAAHRGKAIFWLAVTVLLGAAFVGCQAFEYHHAYTELNLKFSSGAYGSLFFMLTGFHGFHVIMGATMLTVILFRLIRGHFTPDHHFGFEGAAWYWHFVDVVWLGLYLFVYWF, via the coding sequence ATGAGTGCAGGACACTCGGTGCAAGCGAAACAGGCGCCGTACTACTACGTGCCGGCCGACTCCGGCCATCCCGTCCGCATGGCGGTCGCCTTGCTGGTCACGGCGGTGGGCGCGTCGGCCTGGGTCAACAGCGTGCCGGCCGGCAAATGGCTCGTGCTGGTTGGCCTGTTGGCCGTGATCGCCGTGCTGTTCCGCTGGTTCGGCGACGCCATCGGCGAATCCGAAGGGGGGCTGAACAGCAGGCGCGTTGACGTTTCCTACCGATGGGGGATGAGCTGGTTCATCTTCTCGGAGGTCATGTTCTTCGGTGGGTTTTTCTTCGCCCTCGGCTATGTGCGGCTGATCACGACCCCCTGGCTCGGCGATCTGGACCACAAGCTGCTGTTGTGGCCGGACTTCACCGCCTCCTGGCCCAACTTCGGTCCCGCCGGCGTGGTGGAACACTTCCAGACGGTCGGCCCTTTCCCGCTCCCCACGATCAACACGGCGCTGCTGCTGACTTCCGGCGTCACCTTGACGATCTCGCACCACGCCCTGCGTGCGGCGCATCGCGGCAAGGCGATCTTCTGGCTGGCGGTGACCGTACTGCTGGGCGCGGCCTTCGTTGGCTGCCAGGCTTTCGAGTACCACCACGCGTACACCGAGCTGAACCTGAAGTTCAGCTCCGGCGCCTACGGCTCGCTGTTCTTCATGCTGACCGGCTTCCACGGCTTTCACGTCATCATGGGCGCCACCATGTTGACGGTCATCCTGTTCCGCCTGATCCGCGGCCACTTCACGCCGGACCACCATTTCGGCTTCGAGGGCGCCGCCTGGTATTGGCACTTCGTTGACGTCGTCTGGCTGGGCCTGTACCTGTTCGTGTACTGGTTCTGA
- a CDS encoding TRAP transporter small permease has product MQNAPNGVAPRSGARALDLIFRAQSWLMVACLVVMVVLLFGNVALRYLFNSGINVSDELSRLAFVWLIFIGSVLAMRTGTHMGVTMLVERFGPGARRVSHLFCQVLILAVLCMWIKGSWQQAVINMGTTLPVTGLPAAVFDAACVYAAVAMALLVVADIVLTLSGAELRQDAAAIDPLS; this is encoded by the coding sequence ATGCAGAATGCTCCCAATGGCGTGGCGCCGCGATCCGGCGCCCGCGCACTGGACCTGATATTCCGCGCCCAAAGCTGGCTCATGGTGGCCTGTCTGGTCGTCATGGTCGTGCTGCTGTTCGGCAATGTGGCGCTGCGCTACCTTTTCAATTCAGGCATCAACGTCTCCGACGAGCTGTCGCGCCTGGCCTTCGTCTGGCTGATCTTCATCGGCTCGGTGCTGGCCATGCGCACCGGCACGCACATGGGCGTGACGATGCTCGTGGAGCGCTTCGGGCCTGGCGCCCGGCGCGTGTCCCACTTGTTCTGCCAGGTCCTGATCCTGGCCGTGCTGTGCATGTGGATCAAGGGCAGCTGGCAGCAGGCCGTCATCAACATGGGAACGACGCTTCCCGTGACCGGCTTGCCCGCCGCCGTGTTCGATGCCGCGTGCGTCTACGCCGCCGTTGCCATGGCCCTGCTTGTCGTGGCCGATATCGTCCTCACCCTGTCCGGCGCCGAGCTGCGCCAGGATGCCGCCGCCATCGATCCCCTGAGCTGA
- a CDS encoding TRAP transporter substrate-binding protein, giving the protein MLITLKKLAVALAAVSACAAVAPAHAQEIKSRIIRFGYGLNEESVQGRAARYLAEQVGKLSGGKMKMRTFGSANLGSDEQMQSALVGGSQEMMVGSTAPLATMVKEFGVFDLPFLFNDEKEADAVLDGPFGEKLLKMLESKGLVGLVYWENGFRNVTNSKHPIAKAEDLQGVKLRVMQNQIALGVFGALGANAVPMPFSELFTALETRTVDGQENPVTTIQSSKFYEVQPYLSLTRHVYTPWVVLASKKWWDTLSPDEQKVIREAAASSRDFERKDSRADSTKAMETLKEAGMKINTVSPEELQRLRAKAQPVVDKYTQDLGPELVKQLQEEINKVRKG; this is encoded by the coding sequence ATGCTTATTACATTGAAGAAACTGGCCGTCGCGCTGGCCGCCGTGTCGGCATGCGCGGCCGTTGCGCCCGCGCATGCGCAGGAAATCAAGTCCCGCATCATCCGTTTCGGCTATGGCCTGAACGAGGAAAGCGTGCAGGGGCGCGCCGCCCGCTACCTTGCCGAGCAGGTGGGCAAGCTCAGCGGCGGCAAGATGAAAATGCGCACCTTCGGATCCGCGAATCTGGGTTCGGACGAACAGATGCAATCCGCCCTGGTAGGCGGCTCTCAGGAAATGATGGTCGGTTCGACGGCGCCCCTGGCCACCATGGTCAAGGAGTTCGGCGTGTTCGATCTGCCCTTCCTTTTCAACGACGAAAAGGAAGCCGACGCCGTGCTGGACGGCCCCTTCGGCGAGAAGCTGCTGAAGATGCTGGAATCCAAGGGACTGGTGGGCCTGGTGTATTGGGAGAACGGTTTCCGCAACGTGACGAACTCCAAGCATCCCATCGCCAAGGCCGAGGACCTGCAGGGCGTGAAGTTGCGCGTCATGCAGAACCAGATTGCGCTCGGCGTCTTCGGCGCGCTCGGGGCCAACGCGGTGCCGATGCCGTTCTCCGAACTGTTCACGGCGCTGGAAACGCGCACGGTGGACGGGCAGGAGAATCCCGTCACGACCATCCAGAGCAGCAAGTTCTACGAGGTCCAGCCGTATCTCAGCCTGACTCGCCACGTCTATACGCCGTGGGTCGTGCTGGCCTCCAAGAAGTGGTGGGACACGCTGTCGCCGGATGAACAGAAGGTGATCCGCGAGGCGGCCGCATCGTCGCGCGATTTCGAACGCAAGGACAGCCGCGCCGATTCCACCAAGGCGATGGAAACGCTGAAAGAGGCCGGCATGAAAATCAACACCGTGTCGCCGGAAGAGCTGCAACGCCTGCGCGCCAAGGCTCAGCCGGTGGTGGACAAGTACACGCAGGACCTCGGCCCCGAACTGGTCAAGCAACTGCAGGAAGAAATCAACAAGGTCCGCAAAGGCTAG
- a CDS encoding DUF2970 domain-containing protein produces MSDDRGQGPQSRPTFLHTMRAVAWGMLGIRKGAAYREDATRLNPVHLVIAGVLAGAIFVAVLVLIVRWVVANVS; encoded by the coding sequence ATGAGCGACGATCGCGGCCAGGGCCCGCAATCCAGGCCCACGTTTCTGCACACCATGAGGGCGGTGGCGTGGGGCATGCTGGGAATCCGCAAGGGCGCCGCCTATCGCGAGGACGCCACGCGGTTGAACCCCGTGCACCTGGTGATCGCCGGCGTGCTGGCGGGCGCGATTTTCGTCGCGGTCCTGGTGCTCATCGTGCGCTGGGTCGTGGCGAACGTGAGCTGA
- a CDS encoding twin transmembrane helix small protein, whose amino-acid sequence MRVLVVLAFIGILASLGSALIYLMKDKGTTNRTVNALTVRIGLSVALFLFVLLAHHLGWIESTGIK is encoded by the coding sequence ATGCGCGTTCTAGTCGTCCTGGCCTTTATTGGGATCCTCGCCAGCCTTGGATCCGCCCTGATCTACCTGATGAAGGATAAAGGCACCACGAACAGAACCGTCAATGCCCTGACGGTACGTATCGGCCTTTCCGTCGCGTTGTTTCTGTTTGTGCTGCTGGCGCATCACCTCGGCTGGATCGAGTCTACCGGAATAAAGTGA